In Paenibacillus sp. FSL M7-0420, a single genomic region encodes these proteins:
- a CDS encoding ABC transporter ATP-binding protein: MNSSYNSIKIVRYVVQKSYMQCTGLLIVDLATAFIPMLTAWALKTLLESMSADAMLYMLVLMVALLSLFSFLGNLFSTLRGLLTDLLGRKTRNLITRHLMIQVRSMPLINFDTEEKYADIAKAKETVGFFVTFVDALSGSMRMIIILTTFAITLWTIDPIVALLTLVVGGPALYFSGKVSAIEFKVHQNQHSQQRIVDYIADLLIKPGSAKESKLFSSNHFLIGRWGSLSQGLIKENLKISLKSMLLELMVMVVGLILFFVTLIRLVYTLNEPGQGLMGLTLIAIIPFAVSVFQTIQSGQSDVKKLVKSVHEWEIYKNVIEKPSSDKNETNPIIEKTSPLVELKAVSFKYPNKEEWILKDIELSIGVGETVALVGENGSGKSTLAKLIAGMYHPSSGDIRVMGKSTVRWSRLQLRKYISFVFQQPIRYPLSLKDNITMRLRDSDDAERLMERFGLKTHLRDEARLGIGFKGGINLSGGQWQMVSIARAFAKPKAVLFIVDEPTSSMDPETEVEAFRLFRNHIEGAASIIISHRLGFAREADRILFLKDGFIAEAGTHHELIELGGGYASLYETQSSWYKGGMR, encoded by the coding sequence ATGAACAGCTCATACAATTCTATAAAAATCGTGCGTTACGTGGTACAGAAATCTTATATGCAATGTACCGGCTTGCTTATCGTAGATCTAGCTACTGCATTTATTCCAATGCTTACAGCTTGGGCGCTTAAAACATTACTGGAGAGTATGTCTGCCGATGCCATGTTATATATGCTTGTGCTAATGGTTGCTTTACTGTCATTGTTCAGTTTTCTTGGCAACCTGTTCTCTACGCTTCGAGGATTGCTTACAGACCTGCTAGGGAGGAAAACCCGTAACCTGATAACAAGACATCTGATGATCCAAGTACGTTCCATGCCGCTTATTAATTTTGACACAGAAGAAAAATATGCAGATATTGCTAAGGCTAAAGAAACCGTGGGGTTTTTCGTAACGTTCGTAGATGCCTTGTCTGGCTCAATGCGTATGATTATTATACTAACTACCTTTGCCATAACCTTATGGACGATTGACCCAATTGTTGCTCTACTGACCCTAGTAGTAGGAGGGCCAGCATTATACTTTTCAGGGAAAGTGTCAGCGATTGAATTTAAGGTGCACCAGAACCAGCATAGTCAGCAGAGAATCGTTGATTACATCGCCGATTTGCTTATCAAACCAGGATCTGCAAAAGAAAGCAAGTTGTTTTCCTCAAACCATTTCTTAATTGGACGATGGGGAAGTCTCTCACAAGGGTTGATCAAGGAAAATCTTAAAATCTCCCTTAAATCTATGCTACTTGAACTAATGGTCATGGTTGTAGGATTAATCTTGTTTTTTGTAACACTGATAAGATTGGTGTATACATTGAATGAACCGGGACAAGGACTCATGGGCTTGACGTTAATAGCAATCATTCCTTTTGCTGTATCAGTGTTCCAGACAATCCAAAGCGGTCAAAGTGATGTTAAGAAGCTTGTGAAATCTGTTCATGAATGGGAAATTTACAAGAACGTCATCGAGAAACCATCTTCGGATAAGAATGAAACCAATCCGATAATAGAAAAGACGAGTCCACTTGTTGAGCTTAAAGCGGTCTCCTTCAAATATCCAAACAAGGAAGAATGGATTCTTAAAGATATTGAATTGTCGATTGGTGTTGGCGAAACTGTGGCGCTGGTGGGGGAGAACGGTTCAGGCAAGAGTACACTAGCGAAGTTGATCGCCGGTATGTACCACCCCTCCAGCGGTGATATCCGTGTAATGGGGAAAAGCACGGTTAGGTGGAGCAGACTACAATTGCGAAAGTATATTTCCTTTGTCTTTCAGCAGCCAATTCGTTATCCGCTTTCATTAAAAGATAATATCACAATGAGGCTCCGCGACAGCGACGATGCTGAACGGCTGATGGAAAGGTTTGGCCTAAAAACACATCTGAGAGATGAAGCAAGACTTGGGATTGGCTTTAAAGGTGGGATCAATCTATCGGGGGGACAATGGCAGATGGTTTCGATAGCTAGAGCCTTCGCTAAGCCGAAAGCCGTTTTATTTATCGTGGATGAACCCACTTCTTCCATGGACCCAGAGACAGAAGTTGAAGCATTCCGTTTGTTTAGGAACCACATAGAGGGAGCGGCATCTATTATAATTTCTCATCGTCTAGGCTTTGCAAGAGAGGCAGACCGTATCCTGTTTCTGAAAGACGGGTTTATTGCTGAAGCAGGCACACACCATGAATTGATCGAACTTGGAGGCGGGTATGCGTCATTATACGAAACTCAATCATCCTGGTACAAAGGAGGGATGAGATGA
- a CDS encoding MerR family transcriptional regulator, with protein MYTVGQLSKLTGVSVRTLHYYEKLGLLQPDRKTGNQYRSYSENDILRLQKIAVLKHMHFKLSEIKIILDNGEVAHNDVAVWSRALTQQMAFVKQQQDKLQAVEHLLYSILYAMRAREQVNIDEMLEFIRELEQPPQGKALRQQYFSPEELELLPINDVSNPLTMEWADILWRVKGLLAEPPDSPAAQQLASSIIEYADTMFGGDEQLIQKYWDYITPQEGQTTRVYGMTTEVMQYMDAVIRIYLGEEDPRP; from the coding sequence ATGTATACTGTAGGGCAATTGTCCAAGCTTACTGGTGTTTCTGTCCGCACCTTGCATTATTATGAGAAGCTGGGCCTGCTCCAGCCGGACAGGAAGACCGGCAACCAGTACCGATCTTATAGTGAGAATGATATTTTAAGGCTGCAGAAGATCGCTGTGCTGAAACACATGCATTTTAAACTGAGTGAGATCAAGATTATCCTCGACAACGGTGAAGTAGCTCACAATGATGTTGCCGTATGGAGCCGGGCCCTTACGCAGCAGATGGCCTTCGTGAAGCAGCAGCAGGACAAATTGCAAGCGGTAGAGCATTTGCTGTATTCTATCCTATACGCCATGCGGGCACGCGAACAAGTAAATATAGACGAGATGCTTGAATTTATCCGTGAGCTTGAACAGCCTCCGCAAGGCAAAGCGCTACGGCAGCAGTATTTCTCACCGGAGGAACTCGAGCTGCTGCCGATCAACGATGTAAGCAATCCGCTGACTATGGAGTGGGCCGATATTCTCTGGCGGGTTAAGGGACTGCTGGCAGAGCCGCCCGATTCACCGGCAGCGCAGCAGCTTGCGTCCTCTATTATAGAATACGCCGATACAATGTTTGGCGGAGATGAGCAGCTCATCCAGAAATATTGGGACTACATTACTCCGCAGGAAGGCCAGACTACGCGAGTGTACGGGATGACCACCGAAGTCATGCAATATATGGATGCGGTTATCCGCATTTATCTGGGTGAGGAAGATCCCCGCCCTTAA
- a CDS encoding MFS transporter yields MNPHEQSANTPSLFRNRFLQTILLSSVLLQIGIWVRNFAILLYVAERTNNDPYAISLISVAEFAPIFVFSFIGGTFADRWRPKRTMIWCDSLSAVSVFAVLLSIHFGSWESVYLVAFISAILSQFSQPSSMRLFKFHVPEEQLQQGMALFQSLMAIFMVLGPMLGTFVYSTFGLEISIAVMGVAFLLSALVLIRLPEDHMEAGTVAEKGQFRKDFTEGFRYVWQSQVLRMLGLAFVLAGLAVGVSQALNLFIVTERLGRSKEFLQYMLMVNGAAMLIGGGLVAAFAKKVPPQLLLAMGMLAGAVCTTIVGFSTSVPLTLTVQFLNGLMFPCIHIGISTMILRWSHSAIVGRVNGVLNPMFVGMMVVSMSFAGALKSAFSLSTIYGGAGILFLLGALMMLPIMNQKAPEQAQAVQ; encoded by the coding sequence TTGAATCCGCATGAACAAAGCGCGAATACGCCTAGCTTGTTCCGTAATCGCTTTCTGCAGACGATTCTGTTATCCAGCGTGCTGCTGCAGATCGGGATCTGGGTGCGTAATTTTGCTATTCTGCTCTATGTTGCGGAGAGGACCAACAATGATCCCTACGCCATTTCGCTGATCAGTGTAGCTGAATTTGCACCTATCTTTGTATTTTCCTTCATTGGAGGAACCTTTGCGGACCGGTGGCGGCCGAAGCGGACGATGATCTGGTGTGATTCCCTGTCTGCGGTATCGGTATTCGCCGTTCTGCTCAGCATTCACTTCGGTTCGTGGGAATCCGTGTATCTGGTCGCGTTCATCTCGGCCATTCTGTCGCAGTTCTCCCAGCCTTCGAGCATGCGGTTATTTAAGTTCCATGTGCCGGAGGAGCAGCTGCAGCAAGGGATGGCACTCTTCCAGTCGCTGATGGCCATCTTCATGGTTCTCGGACCGATGTTAGGTACTTTCGTATACAGCACCTTCGGCCTTGAGATCTCCATTGCCGTAATGGGCGTTGCTTTTCTGCTGTCGGCACTCGTGCTTATCCGTCTGCCGGAGGATCATATGGAAGCCGGGACAGTTGCCGAGAAGGGGCAATTCCGTAAGGACTTCACCGAAGGCTTCCGGTATGTCTGGCAGAGCCAGGTGCTGCGGATGCTCGGACTTGCGTTTGTATTGGCCGGACTTGCTGTGGGTGTATCCCAGGCACTGAATCTGTTCATCGTCACAGAGCGGCTTGGCCGAAGCAAGGAGTTCCTGCAATACATGCTGATGGTCAACGGTGCAGCCATGCTGATCGGGGGTGGGCTCGTGGCCGCTTTCGCCAAAAAGGTTCCGCCCCAGCTGCTGCTCGCCATGGGGATGCTGGCAGGTGCCGTTTGCACCACTATCGTCGGGTTCTCAACAAGCGTTCCGCTCACGCTGACCGTGCAGTTCCTGAACGGGCTGATGTTCCCGTGCATTCATATCGGAATCAGTACCATGATTCTGAGGTGGTCGCACAGCGCTATTGTCGGCCGGGTCAACGGGGTGCTGAATCCGATGTTTGTCGGGATGATGGTCGTGTCCATGTCGTTCGCAGGTGCGCTGAAAAGCGCCTTCTCCCTGAGTACCATTTATGGCGGGGCTGGCATACTGTTCCTCCTAGGCGCCTTAATGATGCTTCCCATCATGAATCAAAAAGCGCCGGAGCAGGCACAGGCTGTGCAATAA
- a CDS encoding ABC transporter ATP-binding protein, with translation MNSLFRVTQLAWSSHRLASVGMLLVMMIWGIAPIFELNALLKLTNVLSESGELLKIQETVYLLFVFLLWSLLVPNLCWQVYYYLFDIVRQYSQKRLAHDTLTKVTNLPLRTIEDSRIQDLITRTSRIDTGDVLGIYLTTTFLLCGVIRSLSIFAVLYTLDFFVFATVVLVAVPTFIVKNMMDRKSMTLIKQQTEEERLNSSYLDILFSREAASELNTYGNRMALGRRWLKLRRKLDQESIKLLNKKSVYDITAALIRTFGLFVVLVYALRLFKDGQLAVGAIATVIIALQHLQWLVSAFVHQINGVFASKVVLEDYKMMMELPDEAHCPSLEPPMVSSLIQLSNLHYKYPTASDYTLRNINVSIRIGEKVAIVGKNGSGKSTLIRLLLGLDRPDSGEIALGAVGKDPVHFREHSTAMLQDFTKYSLSIRDNVALSDIIQYENENRIKQSLEWAGIAKKLYKLDKGIDTILNPAFNGIDLSGGEWQRVAAARAHFRERTILVFDEPTAALDAKNEAELYEQFVRLSSDKTAIVVSHRLPIAQMVDKIMVMHEGALVEVGSHDELMALKGYYYRMFSAQASMYADFEKGLECSYEKNRRGS, from the coding sequence ATGAATTCATTATTTCGAGTAACCCAGCTTGCTTGGTCCTCGCACCGCCTTGCTTCAGTAGGGATGCTGCTTGTTATGATGATCTGGGGTATCGCACCTATCTTTGAATTAAATGCACTATTGAAGCTTACTAATGTGTTATCCGAAAGCGGCGAGCTACTTAAAATTCAGGAAACTGTTTATCTTCTATTTGTTTTTTTACTATGGTCTTTGCTTGTCCCCAACTTATGTTGGCAAGTGTACTATTATCTGTTCGATATCGTAAGACAATATTCTCAAAAGAGACTTGCCCATGACACCTTGACAAAGGTGACAAACTTACCGCTACGAACGATTGAGGACTCCAGGATACAAGACCTAATTACCCGGACATCCAGAATCGATACCGGGGATGTTCTCGGTATCTACCTCACGACAACCTTTCTGTTATGCGGTGTAATTCGGTCATTATCTATTTTTGCTGTGCTTTATACGCTGGATTTTTTCGTATTCGCAACTGTTGTTCTCGTAGCGGTACCTACATTTATCGTAAAAAACATGATGGATCGTAAATCCATGACACTCATTAAGCAACAGACTGAGGAGGAGAGGCTTAACAGCAGCTATCTGGATATTCTTTTCAGCCGGGAAGCCGCCAGTGAATTAAACACCTATGGAAACCGAATGGCTCTGGGCAGAAGATGGCTAAAATTGCGTAGAAAGCTCGATCAGGAATCCATCAAATTGTTAAACAAAAAATCGGTCTATGATATTACGGCAGCGCTGATTCGAACATTTGGACTGTTTGTGGTCCTTGTCTATGCATTGCGTTTATTTAAGGACGGACAACTGGCAGTTGGCGCGATCGCTACAGTAATCATTGCCCTGCAACATTTGCAATGGTTAGTATCGGCTTTCGTCCATCAAATTAATGGTGTTTTTGCATCAAAAGTCGTCTTGGAAGATTACAAAATGATGATGGAGCTACCGGATGAAGCCCATTGTCCTTCGCTAGAGCCTCCGATGGTTTCGTCTTTGATACAGTTATCTAATTTGCATTACAAATATCCCACGGCTTCAGATTATACCTTACGTAATATTAATGTATCCATTCGTATCGGTGAGAAAGTCGCAATCGTAGGAAAGAACGGCTCCGGCAAATCTACACTTATACGTTTGCTGCTTGGCTTGGACAGACCCGATTCAGGAGAAATTGCTCTCGGAGCTGTCGGTAAGGATCCCGTCCATTTCCGTGAACATTCTACAGCAATGCTGCAGGATTTCACCAAGTACTCCCTTAGTATCAGAGATAATGTTGCATTAAGCGATATTATTCAATATGAAAATGAAAATCGGATCAAGCAATCACTTGAATGGGCTGGAATTGCTAAAAAGCTATATAAGCTTGATAAAGGCATTGATACTATCCTAAATCCAGCTTTTAATGGCATTGATCTCTCGGGTGGAGAATGGCAACGAGTTGCCGCCGCAAGGGCACATTTCAGAGAACGCACAATTCTGGTATTTGATGAGCCAACTGCTGCACTAGACGCCAAAAACGAGGCGGAATTATACGAACAGTTCGTCCGCCTGTCTTCAGACAAGACAGCTATCGTTGTCAGCCATCGACTGCCCATAGCCCAAATGGTCGATAAAATTATGGTCATGCATGAAGGTGCGCTCGTCGAGGTGGGCAGCCATGACGAGCTGATGGCCCTTAAAGGTTACTATTATCGAATGTTCTCTGCACAAGCTAGCATGTATGCAGACTTCGAAAAAGGATTGGAGTGTAGTTATGAGAAAAACAGACGAGGCTCTTAA
- a CDS encoding alpha/beta hydrolase, with protein MAGTAEINKPEKGRKKRKLWLKILGGIIGVLVLFIGITFIVNVISTGIEKKKIESYGQYVNVEGKKMNVLIQGSGEQTIVLLPGQGTASPVLDFKPLIDQLTPSYKVVAIEPFGYGLSDGTDKERTTENIISEIHEAVQQLGLKRYILMGHSITGLYSVSYVNAYPDEVQAFVGIDSSVPNQPGMDVKLPLKAMKFAKDSGVMRLLQKLGGDSFKSLDYDEHTKEQMKLITNVHGNNSTLMNELSHLGSNFKNAEKLTYPQDLPVLLFAQSNNENNKQWIPLHEEQAKQSAQGKLIPMVGSHYLHHTKYKEIAEEFKEYMKTVQLKQAK; from the coding sequence ATGGCAGGAACCGCTGAAATAAATAAACCTGAAAAGGGACGCAAGAAACGGAAATTATGGTTGAAAATATTAGGTGGCATTATCGGTGTGCTCGTGCTGTTCATAGGCATCACCTTTATTGTTAATGTTATCAGTACTGGAATCGAGAAGAAGAAGATCGAATCGTACGGGCAGTACGTTAATGTAGAAGGCAAAAAGATGAATGTGCTGATTCAAGGCAGCGGGGAACAGACCATTGTTCTCTTGCCGGGGCAAGGAACCGCTTCGCCTGTGCTTGATTTCAAGCCGCTGATAGATCAATTGACGCCTTCGTACAAAGTCGTAGCCATCGAGCCTTTCGGCTATGGCCTGAGCGATGGGACGGATAAAGAAAGAACGACAGAGAACATCATCAGTGAAATTCATGAAGCTGTGCAGCAGCTCGGGCTGAAGCGTTACATTCTGATGGGACATTCCATTACAGGACTCTACTCCGTGTCTTATGTGAATGCTTATCCGGATGAGGTTCAAGCCTTCGTAGGGATTGACAGTAGTGTGCCCAATCAGCCAGGCATGGATGTGAAATTGCCGCTGAAGGCCATGAAGTTTGCCAAGGATTCTGGTGTGATGCGGCTGCTCCAAAAATTGGGCGGAGATTCGTTTAAATCGCTTGACTATGATGAGCATACCAAAGAGCAGATGAAACTGATCACCAATGTACACGGCAATAACTCCACACTGATGAATGAACTCAGCCACCTTGGCTCCAATTTCAAAAATGCCGAAAAGCTGACATACCCGCAGGATTTGCCGGTCTTGCTGTTCGCACAATCCAATAACGAGAACAACAAGCAGTGGATTCCGCTGCATGAGGAGCAGGCGAAGCAGTCTGCACAGGGTAAATTGATCCCGATGGTAGGCTCCCATTACCTGCACCATACGAAGTACAAAGAAATCGCCGAGGAATTCAAGGAATACATGAAGACCGTTCAATTGAAGCAAGCGAAGTAG
- a CDS encoding nucleotidyltransferase family protein produces MDNDLQIILKNFLEITRTRFIPGQEDLITKFLLELILLHKLEGRVSQDLQHLEDKIQSTNLTQTLDDSRYRNQLRFLKQCQLAKEIVNLFQRHNFNEFPILIKGISIYGLTNQAYHIRRSVDMDLIYSDPASLVSLLMEIGFAKINEDGISDHEFSTMVREELVIDIHKFIPVFGYSEGMLKKALRAEKHIFFESFTKLTSDKISYSDLNQDAYAVPNFGGMRVPDVHYQVLILCAHLFKNFVHSLFHCSSGIILAELLDIRDLLRRPSFDVRRFELIITSNEKSTSVNFARELISLILGESSLQELAYDPNRAYPKFILWNGLMYLPTRPNDYIYSNYSDFTERLGAESFNLRGRDTKILIPDIEAFNSHGVRQVNLMTLKRQSDQLDIRIELINRPNSLSCDVIEMAFEGKRCCFSFDGSNIEVEEQSEGCSFGFTIGEDQGYVIHIKIPVGVLSTPFVSQVGLVICVTRWGDGPLSTLIPVNILL; encoded by the coding sequence ATGGATAACGACTTGCAAATTATTCTAAAAAATTTTCTGGAGATTACCCGTACTAGATTTATCCCAGGGCAAGAGGATTTAATTACAAAGTTCCTGCTGGAGCTGATACTTTTGCATAAGCTTGAGGGACGAGTAAGTCAAGATTTACAGCACCTTGAAGATAAAATACAGAGTACTAATCTAACTCAGACTTTGGATGATTCCAGATATCGAAATCAATTGAGGTTCCTTAAGCAATGTCAGTTAGCCAAGGAGATTGTAAATTTATTCCAAAGACATAACTTCAACGAATTCCCGATCTTGATTAAAGGGATCTCTATTTATGGATTGACAAACCAAGCTTACCATATCAGGAGAAGCGTCGATATGGACTTGATTTATTCGGATCCCGCAAGTCTGGTAAGTCTACTAATGGAAATTGGATTTGCAAAGATAAACGAAGATGGGATAAGTGATCATGAGTTTAGCACAATGGTAAGGGAAGAACTAGTCATAGATATTCACAAGTTCATTCCTGTTTTTGGATACTCCGAGGGGATGCTGAAGAAAGCGCTACGCGCTGAAAAACACATCTTCTTCGAATCGTTTACAAAGTTGACCAGTGATAAGATATCCTATTCAGATTTAAATCAAGACGCTTATGCAGTTCCAAACTTCGGTGGTATGCGCGTACCCGACGTTCACTATCAGGTTCTCATTCTGTGCGCGCACCTTTTCAAGAACTTTGTCCATTCGCTTTTCCATTGTTCATCAGGCATCATCCTGGCTGAGTTGCTTGATATTCGCGACTTGTTGCGCCGCCCTTCATTTGATGTAAGACGATTTGAATTAATAATTACTTCTAACGAGAAATCTACCTCGGTGAACTTTGCCAGAGAATTAATAAGTCTGATCTTGGGCGAAAGTAGCTTGCAAGAGCTGGCTTATGACCCCAATCGGGCTTATCCCAAATTTATATTATGGAATGGATTAATGTATTTGCCGACACGCCCCAATGATTATATATACTCCAATTACAGCGACTTTACGGAACGGCTGGGGGCTGAGAGCTTCAATCTGCGGGGAAGGGACACAAAGATACTAATACCAGATATTGAAGCCTTCAATTCCCATGGTGTACGACAAGTCAATTTAATGACTCTGAAACGACAATCCGATCAGTTGGACATACGAATAGAATTGATCAATCGCCCAAATTCGCTTTCATGTGATGTTATTGAAATGGCGTTTGAGGGGAAACGTTGTTGTTTTTCTTTTGATGGTTCAAACATTGAGGTGGAGGAACAATCTGAAGGTTGCAGCTTTGGATTTACTATCGGAGAGGACCAAGGCTATGTGATACATATAAAAATACCAGTAGGAGTATTATCAACTCCATTTGTATCTCAGGTTGGCCTAGTCATTTGTGTTACAAGATGGGGAGATGGCCCACTATCTACTCTAATACCAGTAAATATACTTTTATAA
- a CDS encoding CPBP family glutamic-type intramembrane protease codes for MDRITSSAKHNDGRESSGRWLAITALGWLAMTLGLFTATVAGNAVRASGGADNTISVVQAMTAVLLIVPAAYLIQRRFRLTAKLLPLTPAAFLHLLGGGASALLMGGIGFMITGVLGWTTTIAWHFSVDLLLAIAFSTCIAFLYEAMPEELSMRGIVYSGLRLRLPAYAAYGAQVLLFVLVPVTVNQLQAWSGLDRGNSINAEYVIMLLCFGTVLQLWRSLTGSLWASIGFHLAYLAMARFVILQRDRSILTYNELEAGTGPVVIQFGVVIVGTAGLLLLFNLWRRRMPGPYRMNNCAGR; via the coding sequence ATGGATAGAATAACATCATCTGCAAAGCACAACGATGGCCGGGAATCATCCGGGAGATGGCTGGCGATTACAGCGCTTGGATGGTTGGCCATGACGCTGGGGCTGTTCACCGCCACGGTTGCCGGGAACGCTGTGCGGGCTTCCGGCGGGGCGGACAACACCATTTCTGTCGTCCAGGCTATGACCGCAGTGCTGCTCATTGTGCCCGCAGCTTATCTTATTCAGCGCCGGTTCCGGCTGACCGCCAAGCTGCTGCCATTGACTCCGGCCGCATTCCTGCATTTGCTGGGCGGCGGCGCATCAGCCTTGCTGATGGGGGGAATAGGCTTTATGATTACCGGGGTGCTGGGCTGGACTACCACTATTGCCTGGCATTTCTCCGTGGACCTGTTGCTGGCTATAGCCTTCAGTACATGTATCGCTTTTCTGTACGAGGCGATGCCGGAGGAATTGTCGATGAGAGGAATCGTATACAGCGGATTGCGGTTGCGCCTGCCTGCCTATGCTGCATATGGCGCTCAGGTGCTGCTGTTTGTACTGGTGCCGGTCACTGTAAACCAGCTGCAAGCCTGGAGCGGACTCGACCGCGGAAATAGCATTAATGCAGAATATGTGATTATGCTGCTCTGCTTCGGCACGGTGCTTCAGCTATGGCGCAGCTTGACCGGATCGCTGTGGGCTTCCATCGGCTTTCATCTGGCGTATCTGGCAATGGCGCGGTTTGTTATTCTGCAGAGGGACCGCAGTATACTGACGTACAATGAGCTGGAGGCAGGGACAGGCCCGGTTGTCATCCAGTTCGGAGTTGTGATTGTCGGCACCGCAGGACTGCTGTTACTGTTCAACCTGTGGCGCCGGCGTATGCCAGGCCCATACCGGATGAATAACTGCGCCGGGCGCTAA
- a CDS encoding N-acetylmuramoyl-L-alanine amidase yields MKKCNWFLLFAVLFLCFPLSGQASAAVKTSPTIILDGQAIPMQKKDKVELINGSVMVPLRIIAENMGMGVLWNQQVGTVTIPKESGSIVLTIGQKKALIDGASHSLATAPRNRNGTTLVPLRFISEAMGVQVSWDNSRKVVGLTSAPLPPVQPASPEAPEPAVTPAPVSSEGPEQPVTLPVPAAAASTVHSLSFSDDRLMLAFTGDVQPSVHTGNEPLQIVVELPRTTFSADFLQTVSWDSRTQSGEQTVTGVPNVNKLYYGLSGTDAAAVRIVIALSTDTKYTSYIEEDAASRLLVVDLSSAAAELPPAEPVQPGNGKKTVVIDAGHGAADPGTIGITKKLEKDFNLSVALKVERLLLQEPAFNVVMTRRDDTYPPNKRRAEMANELQADAFVSIHGNSATGMPNVRGTETYYYSQESKAFAGIMHKHLQGTTGFPDRKVKYNKYIVLKYSNMPATLLEVGFLSNAVEEAILFSDDFQNRVAAAIVAGLKEYFGVA; encoded by the coding sequence ATGAAAAAATGCAATTGGTTCCTCCTGTTCGCCGTCCTATTCTTATGCTTCCCGCTCAGCGGGCAGGCCAGTGCCGCCGTGAAGACAAGTCCGACCATCATACTGGACGGGCAAGCCATTCCTATGCAAAAGAAAGACAAGGTTGAATTGATCAACGGCAGTGTGATGGTTCCCTTGCGGATCATTGCGGAGAATATGGGAATGGGGGTCCTCTGGAATCAACAGGTTGGAACTGTAACCATCCCTAAGGAATCTGGCAGCATAGTGCTGACGATTGGCCAAAAGAAAGCCCTCATCGATGGGGCTTCCCATTCGCTGGCCACCGCTCCCCGGAACCGTAACGGAACCACGCTGGTGCCGCTGCGGTTCATCAGCGAAGCCATGGGTGTCCAGGTCAGCTGGGACAACAGCCGCAAGGTGGTGGGCTTGACTTCAGCTCCGCTTCCGCCGGTGCAGCCGGCTTCACCGGAGGCTCCAGAGCCGGCCGTCACTCCCGCTCCGGTCAGCTCTGAAGGCCCGGAACAGCCGGTGACCCTGCCCGTCCCAGCCGCGGCGGCTTCCACCGTCCATAGTCTCAGCTTCAGCGATGACCGCCTGATGCTTGCTTTTACCGGCGATGTCCAGCCGTCTGTACATACCGGTAACGAACCGCTGCAGATTGTGGTGGAGCTGCCCCGAACGACCTTTTCCGCAGATTTCTTACAGACGGTGTCATGGGATAGCCGCACCCAATCGGGGGAGCAGACTGTTACCGGCGTTCCCAATGTCAATAAGCTGTATTACGGACTTTCGGGGACGGACGCCGCCGCCGTACGGATTGTGATTGCGCTCTCTACGGATACGAAGTATACCAGTTACATCGAGGAGGATGCCGCCTCCCGGCTCCTGGTCGTCGACCTGAGCTCTGCCGCAGCCGAGCTGCCTCCGGCAGAGCCGGTTCAGCCGGGCAACGGGAAGAAGACCGTTGTTATTGATGCCGGCCATGGGGCTGCGGACCCGGGAACGATCGGCATTACGAAGAAGCTGGAGAAAGATTTCAACCTTAGCGTCGCCTTGAAGGTAGAGCGTCTGCTGCTGCAGGAGCCGGCGTTCAATGTGGTGATGACACGCCGCGACGATACCTATCCGCCCAACAAGCGACGGGCAGAGATGGCCAACGAGCTGCAGGCCGATGCCTTCGTCTCCATCCATGGCAATTCTGCCACAGGGATGCCCAATGTCCGGGGAACCGAAACCTACTACTACAGTCAGGAGAGTAAAGCCTTCGCCGGTATCATGCATAAGCACCTGCAAGGGACCACCGGCTTTCCGGACCGCAAGGTTAAATACAACAAATATATCGTCTTGAAATATTCCAATATGCCAGCTACGCTGCTGGAGGTTGGTTTCTTATCCAATGCCGTCGAGGAAGCCATCCTGTTCTCCGACGATTTCCAGAACCGGGTAGCGGCTGCTATCGTAGCGGGCCTGAAGGAATATTTCGGGGTCGCTTGA
- a CDS encoding PqqD family protein, with protein sequence MLYRRSHSVVIQEVGYEEEIMVYDIEKGMLHFVNASAAEILKIVEQEISLEGIISKISYQYDVEQEMVAEDVQHILEQFIEKDIVQVMEA encoded by the coding sequence ATGCTTTATAGGAGAAGCCATTCCGTTGTTATCCAAGAGGTTGGGTATGAGGAAGAGATCATGGTATATGACATTGAGAAAGGAATGCTGCATTTTGTAAACGCTTCAGCTGCTGAGATTCTGAAGATTGTTGAGCAAGAAATATCACTTGAAGGCATCATATCTAAAATCTCTTATCAATATGATGTTGAGCAAGAAATGGTGGCTGAAGATGTACAACATATTTTGGAGCAGTTTATAGAGAAAGACATTGTTCAGGTTATGGAGGCATGA